A section of the Zavarzinella sp. genome encodes:
- the ppdK gene encoding pyruvate, phosphate dikinase — MSKYVYFFGGNSAEGNGKQKELLGGKGANLAEMCLIGLPVPAGFTITTEVCTYYYANNLCYPPELDAQIAEALAKTEAAMGAKFGDPKNPLLVSCRSGARVSMPGMMDTVLNIGLNEQTLQGLIESTGNERFAWDSYRRFVQMYGDVVLDLKPQLKTEIDPFEKILEELKHERNVELDTDLNVDDLKELVKRFKAAVKHKKGREFPDDPMEQMKGAIAAVFNSWNNDRAIVYRRQYGYPHEWGTAVNICSMVFGNMGEDSGTGVAFTRDPATGENEFYGEYLINAQGEDVVAGIRTPKKIIELADEMPESHKQLMEIRQILEKHYKDVQDIEFTIQRGKLWMLQTRNGKRTGFAAVRFAVDMVDEGLISQEEALSSGRIPPDDLNQLLQPIFDPEAKRTAKVIAKGINAGPGAATGVIKFFADDAEAYVQQYGKPDAHGKRAPEGRVILVRRETSPEDIRGMQAADGILTAFGGASSHAALVSRQMGKVCIVGCSALHIDYDTKTVTVGDLVLKEGDFISIDGFTGEVMVGQVATRASEVAQVLLTKTLKPEESHVYQQFAKLMSWADNVRKLKIRTNADKPDQAVQAIALGAEGIGLCRTEHMFFEHLQPMQEMILSGTVESRRIALNKLLPIQREDFYGLFKAMKGMPVTIRLIDPPLHEFLPSHEKDGDSYPAKVAAVAKELKVSAADVEAKIKSLHEFNPMLGFRGCRLGVVFPEIIEMQARAIFEAACKLKKEGIDVEPEVMIPLVGFAKEFKNQAKIVRETAERVFAETESKVHYQIGTMIELPRAAICADQIAEDAEFFSFGTNDLTQTGLGISRDDYGTFIRFYTENDIVPRDPFQVIDFDGIGGLMQIGVEKGRKVRNNLKIGICGEHGGDPDSVKFCHKIGLNYVSCSPMRVPIARLAAAQAALGK; from the coding sequence ATGTCTAAGTATGTGTATTTCTTCGGCGGCAATTCAGCCGAAGGTAATGGTAAGCAAAAAGAACTGCTCGGTGGCAAGGGTGCAAACCTGGCCGAAATGTGTCTGATTGGTTTACCTGTCCCGGCTGGGTTTACAATTACAACCGAAGTTTGCACGTATTACTATGCAAACAATCTCTGCTACCCACCAGAACTGGACGCACAGATTGCCGAGGCATTGGCAAAAACCGAAGCAGCCATGGGTGCTAAATTCGGCGATCCCAAGAATCCTCTGCTGGTTTCGTGCCGTTCCGGTGCCCGCGTTTCGATGCCCGGGATGATGGATACCGTGCTGAACATCGGCCTGAATGAGCAAACGCTGCAAGGGCTGATCGAAAGCACTGGCAACGAACGTTTCGCATGGGACAGCTACCGCCGATTCGTGCAGATGTACGGCGACGTGGTGCTCGACCTGAAGCCACAGCTCAAGACAGAAATCGATCCATTCGAAAAAATTCTGGAAGAACTGAAGCACGAACGCAACGTTGAACTGGATACCGATCTGAACGTGGATGACCTGAAAGAACTGGTCAAACGCTTCAAAGCTGCTGTGAAGCACAAGAAAGGTCGCGAGTTCCCGGATGATCCCATGGAACAGATGAAGGGTGCAATTGCAGCCGTCTTCAATTCCTGGAACAACGACCGGGCAATCGTGTACCGTCGGCAGTATGGCTACCCACACGAATGGGGAACCGCTGTTAACATCTGCTCGATGGTCTTTGGTAACATGGGCGAAGATTCCGGCACTGGTGTCGCCTTCACCCGCGACCCAGCCACTGGCGAAAACGAATTCTACGGCGAATACCTGATCAATGCCCAGGGGGAAGACGTTGTTGCTGGTATCCGCACACCCAAGAAAATTATTGAACTGGCCGATGAAATGCCTGAATCCCACAAGCAATTGATGGAAATTCGGCAGATTCTGGAGAAGCATTACAAAGACGTGCAGGATATTGAATTCACCATTCAACGTGGGAAACTGTGGATGCTGCAGACCCGCAACGGCAAGCGAACTGGCTTCGCTGCGGTGCGATTTGCCGTGGACATGGTGGATGAGGGCTTGATCAGCCAGGAAGAAGCTCTTTCCAGTGGGCGGATTCCTCCTGACGACTTGAACCAGTTGCTGCAACCAATCTTCGACCCGGAAGCAAAACGTACTGCCAAGGTGATCGCGAAAGGGATCAACGCAGGTCCGGGTGCCGCCACAGGTGTCATCAAGTTCTTTGCAGACGATGCAGAGGCTTACGTTCAGCAATACGGCAAACCGGATGCCCACGGCAAGCGTGCACCAGAAGGTCGCGTGATCCTGGTGCGTCGCGAAACCAGCCCGGAAGATATTCGTGGGATGCAGGCAGCCGATGGTATTCTGACCGCATTCGGTGGGGCGTCTTCTCACGCTGCACTGGTCAGCCGTCAAATGGGTAAAGTCTGTATCGTGGGCTGTTCCGCACTGCATATCGATTACGACACGAAAACCGTGACCGTGGGCGACCTGGTGCTGAAAGAAGGCGACTTCATCAGTATCGATGGTTTCACTGGCGAAGTGATGGTAGGCCAGGTAGCAACCAGAGCCAGCGAAGTGGCCCAGGTACTTCTGACCAAAACGCTCAAGCCAGAAGAATCCCACGTGTACCAGCAGTTTGCCAAACTGATGAGCTGGGCGGATAACGTGCGAAAACTGAAGATTCGTACAAACGCCGATAAGCCAGATCAGGCGGTGCAGGCGATTGCACTGGGTGCGGAAGGGATCGGGCTGTGCCGCACCGAACACATGTTTTTCGAACACCTGCAGCCAATGCAGGAAATGATTCTGTCGGGCACGGTCGAATCTCGCCGCATCGCACTGAATAAACTGCTGCCAATTCAGCGGGAAGATTTTTATGGTCTCTTCAAGGCGATGAAGGGCATGCCCGTAACGATTCGTCTGATTGACCCACCGCTGCATGAGTTCCTGCCCAGCCACGAAAAAGATGGCGATTCATACCCCGCAAAGGTAGCAGCAGTTGCTAAAGAACTGAAAGTCAGTGCTGCCGATGTGGAAGCCAAGATCAAATCGCTGCACGAATTCAACCCCATGCTCGGTTTCCGTGGCTGCCGCCTCGGTGTTGTGTTCCCGGAAATCATCGAAATGCAGGCACGTGCCATTTTTGAAGCTGCCTGCAAGTTGAAGAAAGAAGGAATCGATGTGGAACCGGAAGTGATGATTCCTCTGGTGGGCTTCGCCAAGGAATTTAAGAATCAGGCTAAGATTGTTCGTGAAACCGCCGAACGCGTATTTGCTGAAACGGAATCCAAGGTGCACTACCAGATTGGGACGATGATTGAACTGCCACGTGCAGCCATCTGTGCCGATCAGATTGCTGAAGATGCCGAATTCTTCAGCTTTGGTACCAACGACCTCACGCAAACCGGTCTGGGGATCAGCCGCGACGATTACGGTACCTTCATCCGCTTCTACACTGAGAACGATATTGTCCCACGTGACCCATTCCAGGTGATCGATTTCGATGGGATCGGTGGTCTGATGCAGATTGGTGTGGAAAAAGGCCGCAAAGTTCGCAACAATTTGAAAATTGGTATCTGCGGTGAGCACGGTGGCGATCCAGACAGCGTGAAGTTCTGCCACAAAATTGGTCTGAACTATGTGAGCTGCTCGCCAATGCGTGTTCCGATCGCACGTCTGGCAGCAGCCCAGGCAGCCTTAGGGAAGTAA
- a CDS encoding TAXI family TRAP transporter solute-binding subunit, protein MSKQIRLLLMILAIAALPSVGIYFWFQSAERLPPVIRIAAGKEEGLYDSFAKDFARQLHERTGRPVQVIETAGSDENLELLREGKVELALIQTVSLAPEGVVGIAPLFEEPLYFITRKDKKIRSMVDLEGKRVALGLNGSSMRRNSLTLLTHYDLSPENMVDRVEHFSTLETDQGIDAALVTTGWMNPIIEKLLHNEQLQLVEIADADVLTLRYPWLKKATIPRGLYPNRTPLPPESVQTVAVTALLSTRADTSERLVAAAMSVLYETDIRATYPALYSAKEARDYDAAVMHSGVAKYHDPNADFKQLSDALELLSKSKEAIFGLVAFTLLIWGWIRRRRERAVAAADELQKTKLDHYIEMTLSVELEQMDFTEPETLRKYLRKVTHIKQDALKELTSEKVRGDQLFAIFLSQCAALSEKIQMRMIYARVSEKK, encoded by the coding sequence ATGTCAAAACAAATTCGACTGTTATTGATGATTTTGGCAATTGCTGCGTTGCCCAGTGTGGGCATTTACTTCTGGTTCCAATCTGCAGAACGACTACCACCGGTAATTCGTATTGCAGCGGGCAAAGAAGAAGGTTTGTATGACTCTTTTGCAAAGGATTTTGCCCGACAATTGCATGAACGCACCGGTCGTCCCGTACAGGTCATTGAAACAGCAGGAAGCGATGAGAATCTGGAGCTGTTGCGAGAAGGCAAGGTAGAACTGGCACTCATTCAGACAGTATCACTTGCACCAGAGGGAGTGGTGGGTATCGCCCCATTATTCGAGGAACCGCTTTATTTCATCACACGAAAGGACAAGAAGATCCGTTCTATGGTGGATCTCGAAGGGAAGCGGGTGGCATTGGGGCTGAATGGTTCAAGCATGCGTCGCAATTCCCTGACCTTACTAACGCATTATGATTTATCACCAGAAAACATGGTTGATCGAGTAGAACACTTCAGCACACTGGAAACAGATCAAGGGATTGATGCTGCCCTGGTTACGACCGGCTGGATGAATCCGATTATTGAAAAACTGTTACACAACGAACAATTACAGTTGGTAGAAATCGCCGATGCAGATGTCTTAACGCTGCGCTATCCATGGTTGAAGAAAGCAACCATTCCCCGAGGGCTGTATCCCAACAGAACACCCCTGCCACCAGAATCTGTGCAAACCGTTGCTGTTACTGCCTTGCTATCCACAAGAGCAGATACATCAGAACGGCTGGTCGCAGCCGCAATGAGTGTGCTGTACGAAACAGATATTCGGGCTACTTATCCGGCACTTTACAGTGCAAAAGAGGCCAGGGACTATGACGCTGCGGTAATGCACTCCGGGGTGGCAAAATACCACGATCCGAATGCCGATTTCAAGCAGCTATCAGATGCCCTGGAACTGTTATCCAAATCAAAAGAAGCGATCTTCGGTCTGGTGGCATTCACGCTGTTAATCTGGGGATGGATTCGTCGCCGACGCGAGCGAGCTGTTGCAGCAGCGGATGAATTGCAGAAAACGAAGCTTGATCATTACATCGAGATGACCTTGTCTGTTGAACTGGAACAAATGGATTTCACAGAGCCGGAAACGTTAAGGAAATATCTTCGTAAGGTGACCCACATCAAGCAGGATGCCTTGAAAGAATTAACCAGCGAAAAGGTGCGTGGTGATCAACTTTTTGCTATTTTTCTGTCGCAATGTGCGGCACTCAGCGAAAAAATTCAAATGCGGATGATTTACGCGAGAGTGTCTGAAAAGAAATGA
- a CDS encoding RNA polymerase sigma factor, whose translation MHNFIPLARASDEDLLLRFCSGQKEAFSVLVKRYEKELFGYLKQYLGDENLAEDVFQTTFVQVFAKAGTFDPTRKVRPWLYAIATNQAIDLMRQLGRRNAVSIDQEFASNQGKHKSLLDTLRSDQPEPLQHVATAELQEYVRATIDSLPPHSRDVVILAYFQGLPYADIAEVLGIPLGTVKSRLHTAMLKLHQAWTSSTALSEYS comes from the coding sequence GTGCATAACTTTATCCCACTAGCACGGGCCAGCGACGAAGATTTACTTCTTCGTTTTTGCAGTGGTCAGAAAGAAGCCTTCAGCGTTCTGGTAAAACGGTACGAAAAGGAACTTTTTGGCTATCTCAAGCAGTATCTTGGCGACGAAAATCTGGCGGAAGATGTTTTTCAGACAACTTTTGTGCAGGTTTTTGCCAAAGCAGGTACGTTCGATCCCACCAGGAAGGTGCGTCCCTGGCTCTATGCGATTGCCACCAATCAGGCAATTGACCTGATGCGGCAGTTGGGCAGGCGAAATGCAGTCAGTATCGATCAGGAGTTTGCTTCCAACCAGGGAAAACACAAGAGTCTGCTCGATACATTGCGTTCCGATCAGCCAGAACCGCTGCAGCACGTGGCCACAGCAGAATTGCAGGAATACGTGCGGGCAACAATTGACAGCTTGCCGCCGCATTCCCGCGATGTGGTGATTCTGGCTTATTTCCAGGGTCTCCCCTATGCGGATATTGCAGAAGTACTTGGCATACCACTGGGGACGGTAAAATCGCGGTTGCATACCGCGATGTTGAAATTACACCAGGCCTGGACCTCGTCCACGGCATTGAGTGAATACTCTTGA
- a CDS encoding 3-oxoacyl-ACP reductase family protein, translated as MISYDFSGKTVLVTGASRGIGAAIASHFANAKARVLINYFPDETSTSDATSLQTNLQDNGASVELFACDVRDPDSVQTMMSNIGSTVGKIDILVNNAGVLRDRTLRKLTVDDFRAVVDTNLDGVFHTTKFALDLLNDQGRIVNMASVAGLFPFHGQTNYAAAKAGVIAMTKVWARELARKGITVNAIAPGVVQTNMIGDIRPEMMEEYLKQIPLGRLGQPADIANAVLFLCSEESGYITGQVLPVTGGWF; from the coding sequence ATGATCAGCTATGATTTTTCTGGCAAGACGGTGCTGGTAACTGGTGCTTCACGCGGTATCGGTGCCGCAATTGCCAGCCACTTTGCAAATGCGAAAGCCCGAGTGCTGATCAACTATTTTCCAGATGAAACCAGCACGAGTGATGCGACCTCCCTGCAGACAAACTTGCAGGACAACGGTGCATCAGTGGAGCTGTTTGCGTGTGATGTCCGTGATCCGGACAGCGTGCAGACGATGATGAGCAACATCGGCTCCACCGTTGGGAAAATCGATATTCTTGTGAACAATGCAGGCGTGCTGCGAGACCGCACCTTGCGAAAGTTGACAGTCGATGATTTTCGGGCGGTTGTGGATACGAATCTGGATGGCGTATTCCACACCACCAAATTTGCTTTAGACTTGCTGAACGATCAGGGACGGATTGTGAATATGGCATCGGTGGCGGGTCTTTTCCCGTTCCATGGTCAAACGAATTATGCTGCTGCCAAAGCAGGTGTGATCGCCATGACTAAAGTGTGGGCCCGGGAACTTGCCCGCAAAGGGATCACCGTTAATGCTATCGCACCGGGTGTGGTGCAGACGAACATGATCGGGGATATCCGACCTGAAATGATGGAAGAATATCTGAAACAGATCCCACTTGGCCGGTTGGGACAACCTGCAGATATTGCCAACGCCGTGCTGTTCCTTTGCAGTGAAGAATCAGGTTACATCACCGGTCAGGTGTTGCCGGTTACAGGCGGCTGGTTTTAA
- a CDS encoding TGS domain-containing protein, with protein MAVNLPPQYHDAEDEYRRARSPEEKLAALKKMWVILPKHKASEKVQAQLKSKISELSDDIDHARSTAKKSPTSYKIPRQGCGQILLLGGPNGGKSSLLRKLTKATPEVAAYPFTTREPVPGMMDFENVRLQLIEMPPITADLYEPYISDFTRTADAVALVLDLGDDDGPFAAETAVQELEKRKRLLVDQMPETEDDPTIYHVRALVIANKIDAEGAQDRLQMFQEIFPNRFQILEVSAEQGNMNALRAALYQRLGLIRVYGKQPGKQPDMTAPFTIPIGGTVLDFAEQVHTELAEKLKSAKVWGSAQFDGQTVKKDHVLSEGDVVELSV; from the coding sequence ATGGCCGTCAATTTACCACCACAATACCATGATGCCGAAGACGAGTATCGCCGAGCCCGTTCGCCAGAAGAAAAACTGGCAGCCCTCAAGAAAATGTGGGTCATTCTGCCGAAACATAAGGCCAGTGAGAAAGTTCAGGCTCAGTTGAAGAGCAAAATCAGCGAACTTTCGGACGATATCGACCACGCACGCTCCACGGCAAAAAAATCGCCCACCAGTTACAAGATCCCACGTCAGGGTTGTGGGCAAATTCTGCTGCTGGGTGGGCCCAATGGTGGGAAAAGTTCTCTGTTGCGGAAATTAACCAAAGCCACCCCAGAAGTGGCGGCCTATCCTTTCACCACCCGAGAACCAGTGCCTGGGATGATGGATTTCGAAAATGTTCGACTGCAACTGATTGAAATGCCACCGATTACCGCCGATCTCTACGAACCGTACATCAGCGATTTCACCCGCACGGCCGATGCGGTGGCTCTGGTGCTGGATCTGGGCGACGATGATGGCCCTTTTGCTGCAGAAACCGCTGTGCAGGAACTGGAAAAGCGGAAACGGCTACTGGTGGATCAGATGCCCGAAACGGAAGACGATCCCACCATTTATCACGTGCGGGCACTGGTAATTGCCAACAAAATCGATGCGGAAGGTGCCCAGGACCGTCTACAAATGTTTCAGGAGATTTTTCCAAACCGTTTTCAGATTCTGGAAGTGTCGGCAGAACAGGGCAATATGAATGCCTTGCGTGCTGCACTCTACCAGCGACTGGGCCTGATTCGAGTGTATGGCAAACAGCCCGGCAAACAGCCCGACATGACCGCACCGTTCACGATTCCGATTGGCGGGACGGTGCTCGATTTTGCAGAACAGGTCCATACCGAACTGGCGGAAAAATTAAAATCGGCCAAAGTGTGGGGTAGTGCCCAGTTTGATGGTCAGACGGTGAAAAAAGACCACGTGTTGTCCGAAGGCGACGTGGTGGAACTGAGTGTGTAA
- a CDS encoding TIGR01777 family oxidoreductase: protein MRVVVTGGTGLIGKELVSALAQRGDEVVVFTRSQTTSEQPNVRFHTTHLGDDAGWRDEILAADAVIHLAGETIAGRWTKKKRARILQSRTVSTQKIAEVLASKPFTESGTTKSFITASGVGYYGSYTDNATSFIETDLPGPGFLADVCVQWEGATDMATLAGVRVANVRTGVVLSRSGGALPPMALPFRLFMGGKVASGKQWLSWIHLQDLVSCYLWLLDHPTVQGPVNAAAPEAITNWGFAKKLAKVLRRPCWLPIPGIFLRLLLGEAAELMTHGQRVTPQRLLEQNFPFEFPTLEPALVNLLKK from the coding sequence ATGCGTGTGGTGGTCACGGGTGGTACCGGATTAATTGGCAAGGAACTGGTTTCCGCTTTGGCCCAACGTGGTGATGAGGTCGTTGTTTTTACCCGCTCTCAAACAACATCAGAACAGCCGAACGTGCGTTTTCACACCACCCACCTGGGGGATGATGCAGGTTGGCGAGACGAGATTCTGGCAGCAGATGCAGTGATCCACCTGGCAGGGGAAACCATTGCTGGCCGCTGGACGAAGAAAAAGCGAGCCCGGATTCTGCAGAGCCGCACGGTTAGTACACAAAAAATTGCTGAAGTACTTGCCAGCAAACCATTTACAGAATCTGGCACCACGAAATCCTTCATTACCGCGTCGGGCGTGGGGTATTACGGCAGTTACACCGACAACGCCACCAGCTTCATCGAAACTGACCTGCCCGGCCCCGGCTTCCTGGCCGATGTGTGCGTGCAGTGGGAAGGTGCCACTGACATGGCCACGCTGGCTGGCGTGCGCGTAGCCAACGTGCGAACGGGGGTTGTACTTAGTCGCTCTGGTGGGGCTTTGCCACCGATGGCCTTGCCATTTCGCCTGTTTATGGGTGGCAAAGTTGCCAGCGGGAAGCAATGGCTCAGTTGGATTCACTTGCAAGATCTCGTGAGCTGTTATCTGTGGCTGCTTGATCATCCCACAGTTCAGGGGCCGGTGAATGCTGCCGCACCCGAAGCAATTACGAATTGGGGATTTGCGAAAAAATTGGCGAAAGTGCTGCGTCGTCCCTGTTGGTTGCCAATACCAGGGATTTTCCTGCGACTGCTGTTGGGGGAAGCTGCGGAACTGATGACGCACGGACAACGCGTCACCCCCCAGCGCCTGCTGGAACAGAATTTTCCCTTCGAATTCCCAACTCTGGAACCGGCATTGGTGAATTTGCTGAAAAAGTAG
- a CDS encoding DUF1559 domain-containing protein: MNWAAYEVSFSSRHTGGAQFAMCDGSVRFIRDSASQQLLTALGTRAGGEVVNDN, from the coding sequence TTGAACTGGGCAGCTTATGAAGTCAGCTTCAGCAGCCGTCACACCGGTGGGGCTCAATTCGCCATGTGCGATGGTTCTGTTCGGTTCATTCGGGATTCCGCCAGCCAGCAATTGTTGACTGCACTGGGCACCCGCGCTGGTGGCGAAGTTGTCAACGATAACTAA
- the hemH gene encoding ferrochelatase produces MAGKPGILLIQLGTPEAPTKAALKPYLKQFLGDRRVIEAPRVLWWFILRLLILPFRPKESAEKYARIWDPETGSPLMHYTKRQTALLQERFPHIPVRFGMQIGSPAVGDVVHEMIHEGVDRLIVLPMYPQYSATTSASATDVLFHALMKERFVPAVRIVPPNYDHPAYIDALVDIYHDNLQQLTWKPDHIVISFHGIPQKYAQRGDPYATHVVRTTRALVQRLGLKREQWTQTYQSLFGRDEWLKPYTDDTLQKLAKQGKKNIMVLLPGFTADCLETIDEIGHESKEVFLEAGGENLHACSCLNDHPSWIHAMEQLLREEGAGWLESSTAELAFERT; encoded by the coding sequence ATGGCAGGTAAACCTGGAATATTGCTGATTCAACTGGGCACGCCCGAAGCCCCCACGAAAGCAGCACTAAAACCGTACTTAAAGCAGTTTTTGGGCGACCGACGGGTCATTGAAGCCCCACGGGTGCTCTGGTGGTTCATCCTGAGACTGCTCATTTTGCCATTTCGGCCGAAAGAATCTGCCGAAAAATATGCCCGTATTTGGGATCCGGAAACCGGCTCCCCGCTGATGCACTATACCAAACGGCAAACTGCTCTTTTGCAGGAACGCTTTCCCCATATTCCGGTACGGTTTGGCATGCAGATCGGCAGTCCCGCGGTGGGCGATGTGGTCCACGAAATGATCCATGAAGGGGTCGATCGGTTGATTGTTTTGCCGATGTATCCCCAATATTCTGCTACCACCTCCGCTTCAGCCACCGATGTCCTGTTTCACGCACTGATGAAAGAACGATTTGTCCCTGCGGTACGGATTGTCCCGCCAAATTACGATCATCCCGCTTACATTGACGCACTGGTTGATATCTACCACGACAATTTGCAACAGCTCACCTGGAAACCAGACCATATTGTGATCAGTTTCCATGGTATTCCGCAAAAATATGCCCAGCGTGGGGATCCGTATGCCACCCACGTAGTACGGACGACACGAGCATTGGTGCAACGATTAGGCCTGAAACGGGAACAATGGACACAGACATATCAGTCGTTGTTTGGGCGGGATGAATGGCTGAAACCCTACACGGATGATACCCTGCAAAAGCTTGCCAAGCAGGGCAAAAAGAACATTATGGTGCTGTTGCCTGGCTTTACCGCAGACTGCCTGGAAACGATTGATGAAATTGGCCACGAATCGAAAGAAGTGTTTCTGGAAGCAGGTGGAGAAAACCTGCACGCCTGCAGTTGCCTGAACGACCACCCAAGCTGGATCCATGCAATGGAGCAATTGCTGCGAGAAGAAGGAGCAGGTTGGTTGGAAAGTTCGACCGCAGAGCTCGCATTTGAACGAACCTGA
- a CDS encoding D-alanine--D-alanine ligase, with amino-acid sequence MLIGIAFDLKSDELQPADRPDDWNEEFDSPTTIAHLRGALEALGHEVVELGNNRPMLEALLRQPPDLVFNIAEGHGISRNREARVPAVCEMLDIPCTGSDVLTLALALDKDFARKVVAEAGVQIPKGLLLPVPELPYSGDFAEFLPLLEEAELPLPVIAKPTCEGSSKGIRNRSLIKTPEELGPVVARLWQDYQQPVLLEEFIAGDEITVAITGNDPPQVLGVMRILPQTPTPEFVYSLEVKRNWQEMVKYEAPAKLPNSVMMAIEDEALLAYTALGCRDVARLDFRVRDGVPYFIEANPLPGLNAETGDIVLVAKGAHWSYQDLVAAIIDAAIARQNR; translated from the coding sequence ATGCTTATTGGGATAGCCTTTGATCTGAAATCTGATGAACTTCAACCAGCAGACCGACCAGATGACTGGAATGAAGAATTTGATAGCCCCACAACAATCGCCCACCTGCGGGGTGCTTTGGAAGCACTTGGCCACGAAGTTGTGGAGTTGGGAAATAATCGGCCAATGCTGGAAGCCTTGTTGCGGCAGCCACCGGACCTGGTGTTCAATATTGCGGAAGGTCATGGGATCTCCCGCAATCGTGAAGCACGTGTGCCCGCAGTATGCGAAATGCTGGATATTCCCTGCACCGGTTCGGACGTGCTGACGTTAGCACTGGCCCTGGACAAGGATTTTGCCCGCAAAGTGGTTGCGGAGGCGGGGGTGCAAATTCCGAAAGGATTGCTGCTGCCAGTGCCAGAATTACCTTATTCTGGTGATTTTGCCGAATTTTTACCATTGCTGGAGGAAGCAGAACTGCCACTTCCGGTGATCGCCAAGCCCACTTGTGAAGGTTCCAGCAAAGGCATTCGCAACCGCAGTTTGATTAAAACGCCAGAAGAATTAGGCCCAGTGGTAGCACGGTTGTGGCAGGATTACCAACAGCCTGTGCTGTTGGAAGAGTTTATTGCAGGCGATGAAATAACGGTTGCGATTACAGGAAATGATCCCCCACAGGTTTTGGGTGTGATGCGTATTCTCCCACAGACACCAACACCGGAGTTTGTCTACAGCCTGGAAGTCAAACGGAACTGGCAGGAGATGGTCAAGTACGAAGCACCCGCAAAACTGCCCAACTCGGTAATGATGGCGATCGAAGATGAAGCGTTGCTGGCATACACAGCATTGGGATGCCGCGATGTTGCCCGACTCGACTTTCGTGTTCGCGATGGAGTTCCTTATTTCATCGAAGCAAATCCACTTCCTGGCTTAAATGCCGAAACAGGCGATATTGTGCTGGTTGCGAAGGGTGCCCACTGGAGCTATCAGGATCTGGTAGCAGCAATCATCGATGCGGCCATTGCCAGACAAAACAGGTGA
- a CDS encoding PepSY-associated TM helix domain-containing protein yields MKLSFLSRKLHRWGSILTAAPVLLVLITGILLHFKKESAWLQPPTQKGKGNQLQVSFDTMLAKLQEIPQAEVKSWEDVERLDVRPDKGIIKIKCQNSWEIQLHGTTGEVLQVAYRRSDFVEQLHDGTFFSESVRWYIFVPTGLILIGLWFTGIHLFVLPHWVKWRRKKST; encoded by the coding sequence ATGAAATTATCCTTTTTAAGCCGCAAATTGCACCGGTGGGGGTCAATTCTCACCGCAGCACCCGTGTTGCTGGTTCTCATTACAGGCATTTTGCTGCATTTCAAGAAAGAATCTGCCTGGTTGCAGCCACCCACGCAAAAGGGGAAAGGGAATCAGTTGCAGGTTTCTTTCGATACCATGCTGGCAAAATTGCAGGAGATACCCCAGGCTGAAGTGAAAAGCTGGGAAGATGTCGAACGGCTTGACGTTCGACCGGATAAAGGCATTATCAAAATCAAATGCCAGAACAGTTGGGAAATTCAGTTGCATGGCACCACTGGCGAAGTGCTTCAGGTGGCATACCGCCGATCCGATTTTGTAGAGCAACTGCACGATGGCACTTTTTTCAGCGAATCAGTCCGCTGGTACATCTTTGTCCCCACCGGTCTAATTCTGATCGGATTGTGGTTTACCGGCATTCATCTGTTCGTGCTGCCGCACTGGGTCAAATGGCGTAGAAAAAAATCAACCTAA
- a CDS encoding acyltransferase, whose translation MNLREIIKSSVRGLATIAVLPLLFMHFLKIPLLGKNRALEGTSQLMALLPGLIGQYLRRATLAWILEECHPTASIGFGTIFSRVQCKIGPNVYIGPYCSLGNVVVERDVLIATAVQIPSGGKMHGIADLTRPIREQPGEFTTVTIGRGVWIGSGAIIMADVGEETVIAAGAIVTKPIPTWVIAGGIPAKVIKTRAEAALEQEVETA comes from the coding sequence ATGAACTTACGCGAAATTATCAAATCTTCTGTCCGTGGGCTCGCCACCATCGCGGTGCTGCCATTGCTTTTCATGCATTTTCTGAAAATTCCGCTCCTTGGAAAAAATCGGGCACTGGAAGGCACCAGTCAGTTGATGGCACTTCTCCCTGGTCTGATTGGCCAATATCTGCGACGTGCCACACTGGCATGGATTCTGGAAGAATGCCACCCCACCGCTTCAATTGGATTTGGGACAATTTTTTCGCGAGTTCAATGCAAAATCGGTCCCAACGTCTACATCGGACCCTATTGTTCATTAGGAAACGTGGTGGTGGAACGCGATGTTCTGATTGCGACCGCCGTGCAGATTCCCAGTGGGGGAAAGATGCACGGAATCGCCGACCTGACCAGGCCAATTCGGGAACAACCGGGTGAATTCACCACCGTAACCATTGGACGAGGTGTGTGGATCGGCAGTGGGGCAATTATTATGGCTGATGTGGGTGAAGAAACGGTGATTGCAGCAGGGGCGATTGTGACCAAACCGATCCCCACGTGGGTGATTGCTGGGGGGATTCCCGCCAAAGTAATTAAGACACGCGCTGAAGCGGCACTGGAACAAGAGGTTGAGACGGCATGA